One window from the genome of Haladaptatus paucihalophilus DX253 encodes:
- a CDS encoding nicotinamide-nucleotide adenylyltransferase, with translation MTRGFYIGRFQPYHNGHHNVVDTIAEEVDELVLGIGSAGDSHSRHDPFTAGERIMMITKSLVDYDLVTYAVPIEDLDRNSVWVSHVQSMSPDFDVAYSNNPLVIRLFEEAGVEVRQSPMFNRDVLEGTEVRDRMVEGGDWQRLVPDSVVEVIEEIDGIDRIQQVSDSDSNGPT, from the coding sequence CCAACCTTATCACAACGGCCACCACAACGTGGTCGACACTATCGCCGAGGAGGTCGACGAACTCGTCCTCGGCATCGGAAGCGCGGGCGACTCACACAGCCGTCACGACCCATTCACGGCCGGCGAACGAATCATGATGATAACCAAATCCCTCGTGGATTACGACCTCGTGACGTACGCCGTCCCCATCGAGGACCTAGACCGGAACTCCGTGTGGGTGAGTCACGTCCAGAGCATGAGCCCGGACTTCGACGTGGCCTACTCGAACAACCCCCTCGTCATCCGGCTGTTCGAGGAAGCGGGCGTCGAGGTTCGCCAATCCCCGATGTTCAACCGCGACGTGCTGGAGGGAACCGAAGTCCGCGACCGGATGGTCGAGGGCGGCGACTGGCAGCGGTTGGTCCCCGACTCGGTGGTAGAAGTCATCGAAGAAATCGACGGCATCGACCGCATCCAACAGGTCAGCGACTCGGACTCGAACGGACCGACATGA